The genomic DNA CGCGTCGGACCCCTCTCACCGCCTCCTTCAGCTCATCCGTGTTCATACCTTCAATCAGGACATATCCACGTAAATTGTTGGGGGCAAGTATGGCATATATGCCGCTCTTGCCACTCTTGGCTTTGCTGGCTACGTCATCGGCTACATTCCTTTCGTGACCGATAGAAGCCTTGAGGACCACTATTGACTGACGAGCCATGGCCTTGAACTCCATATTCTGGCATGAACTGCCATCCTCATAGCAAGCCTCGAGCTTGGCAATCGCCCCCTCCCCGTATCTCACTCCTTTAGGGGCTTCCATTTCCAATTTCAAAATCTTGGCATGGGGCCCCTCCATGTTCAGGATCAGCTCAGGCGCCGCTGCGGAGGCGCTATCCCATATGAGTCCGGTAGAATCGTATAGGCGAAGGAACCAATCTGCCGCTCCCTCCTGGGACGAGATGACCTTGATGCTTAATACTAGCTTGACCTTGTGCTTACCGCCAGCATCGCTCTTCAATTGAAGGTTCCATACGGTGCTCCCGCCAGCGGGTACCTTGCGCTCGTCCTTCTCACCAGTGAGGATTATCGAAACCTGCGCTGGTGCCACTACCTGCGTCGGAGCTGGAGCGGGCATAGTGGGGGGCGCAGGTGCAGGGGGTTGAGGTGTTTGATCATTCATGGAAAGCGCACTCCGGGGTTTAGTAGAGTATCAGATGATGAACGTATTCCAAATTAGGTAGATGAGGAACCCTAGGCCTCCAATGAGTGCCAGACCAATTCCGGTTATGGTTATGGTCTTGACATACTCATCGCGGGTGGGCTTGCGCGCCATCTTTATGACGCGGCCATACTTGCCCTTACCGATTCTGGAGACTCGCTCCTCAATGTCCTTTTGGACCTCCCAAGACTTATCAACGATGTCCATCGCGATACTCTCTTGTAAGACTCCCGAATCCCTTCTATATTAAATTGCTTTTGGTTCATCTTATGAAGTCTACGTCCATGCTTTTTATCGTCCCTCGGGCCTCTTTGGGACCAAGAATGTGCTTCGACTTCACCCCGGTTATAACCACCATCACCCGCACCTTGTCCTGAAGGGCCGGGTCTACCGCCGCGCCCCAGATGATCCTGGCGTTGGGAGAGATTCTGGACTGGATGATCTCAGCTACTTTCTCCGCCTCGGCCACGGACATGTTGTCGCCACCCATAACATTTATCAGGGCACCGGAAGCACCAGTAATATCCACATCTATGAGTGGTGAATTGATGGCTTCATCCACCGCCTTTTCTACCCTATCGTCCTCATCGCTCTCACCCAGGCCTATCATGGCCACTCCCGCGCCTTTCATGATGGTGCGCAAGTCATTGAAGTCCAGGTTTACCAGCCCAGGCTTGGTGATGAGTTCCGTTATGCCTTTTATAGCGCGGACCAGAACCTCATCTGCAACTTTGAAGGCAGCATTCAATGGCAACCGTGGGACTAAATCCAAGAGCTTGTCGTTGGGGATCACGATTACCGTATCCGCCACATTCCTAAGCCTCTCCAGCCCCCACTCCGCATTCTCTGCCCTAATCACTCCTTCAGCCTTGAAGGGTGAGGTGCAGACGCAAATGGTCAGAGCACCTAGCTCCTTTGCTAATTGGGCTACGAAGGGGGCTGACCCAGTTCCAGTACCGCCACCCAGGCCAGCGGTAATGAAAACGATGTCTGCTCCCTGCAGAGCCTTTTTCAACTCCGCCTCGGCTTCCCTGGCAGCCTCTTCCCCCACCTGAGGCAGAGCACCCGCACCAAGGCCTCGAGTGGATCTTCGTCCCAGCAGAATCTTATGCGGCGCCCTTATAGCCAAGAGATGCTGCGCATCGGTATTGCATGCGTAAAGCTCAGCTCCAGAGATCCCAACCTCAGTCATGCGGTCTATGGTGTTGCATCCACCTCCACCGCATCCTATAATCTTGATGTTCGTCTTTAGGCTTGCCAGAATTCTCTCTAACTCCTCATCCTGATCGGAAAAGGGCTGGAATGATGATGTCGGCTCGGGGGTCGGAACGGCTGTTGGTCCTGCGCGCGCGAGGGCGTCGCTGATGAACGACTTCATTTGCAATCCTCCTGGGGGAGACGAGGGACGTGGCAATCATACCGCGTCCCTCAAGGCCTATATGCGAATTCGATTTAAAAGATTTCTATGCGCCAGTCCTTCATCGACGGTGCGATCCCAAAGGGTTGACCGGTCGTCCCCTGGAAGGGACGACCGGTGGACCTCGAATCACTCAGCGGATGAAGTCCACATCTGCATCCTTGAGGCGGGTAAATTCGGTCTGGCGACCGATGATCT from Methanomassiliicoccales archaeon includes the following:
- a CDS encoding protein translocase SEC61 complex subunit gamma, encoding MDIVDKSWEVQKDIEERVSRIGKGKYGRVIKMARKPTRDEYVKTITITGIGLALIGGLGFLIYLIWNTFII
- a CDS encoding transcription elongation factor Spt5 → MNDQTPQPPAPAPPTMPAPAPTQVVAPAQVSIILTGEKDERKVPAGGSTVWNLQLKSDAGGKHKVKLVLSIKVISSQEGAADWFLRLYDSTGLIWDSASAAAPELILNMEGPHAKILKLEMEAPKGVRYGEGAIAKLEACYEDGSSCQNMEFKAMARQSIVVLKASIGHERNVADDVASKAKSGKSGIYAILAPNNLRGYVLIEGMNTDELKEAVRGVRRARGLVEGETNFADIDHFLTPKPLVSGIQEGDVVELIAGPFKGEKARVKNIDETKEEITVELIEAMVPIPVTVRGDSVRVLEKEK
- the ftsZ gene encoding cell division protein FtsZ — its product is MKSFISDALARAGPTAVPTPEPTSSFQPFSDQDEELERILASLKTNIKIIGCGGGGCNTIDRMTEVGISGAELYACNTDAQHLLAIRAPHKILLGRRSTRGLGAGALPQVGEEAAREAEAELKKALQGADIVFITAGLGGGTGTGSAPFVAQLAKELGALTICVCTSPFKAEGVIRAENAEWGLERLRNVADTVIVIPNDKLLDLVPRLPLNAAFKVADEVLVRAIKGITELITKPGLVNLDFNDLRTIMKGAGVAMIGLGESDEDDRVEKAVDEAINSPLIDVDITGASGALINVMGGDNMSVAEAEKVAEIIQSRISPNARIIWGAAVDPALQDKVRVMVVITGVKSKHILGPKEARGTIKSMDVDFIR